A genomic segment from Synchiropus splendidus isolate RoL2022-P1 chromosome 18, RoL_Sspl_1.0, whole genome shotgun sequence encodes:
- the dhh gene encoding desert hedgehog protein, which produces MRGSRLARGGLLSLWTCVCLLHGCGPGPGYGVRPRARKLAAMHYKQFFPNFSENNLGASGRAEGKVTRNSDRFKQLVCNYNPDIVFKDEENTNADRFMTKRCKESVNRLAIAVMNQWPGVHLRVTEAWDEDGHHPPGSLHYEGRAVDITTDDRDTEKYGLLAQLAVEAGFDWVHYESKYHVHCSVKADHSVAVEKGGCFPGRALVTVAGRGQVTLESLAAGESVMALSATGQVVFSRVISFLHRDPDTWSTFLSLSTDEGYVLTLTAHHLLFLDPRCGANTGRYRARFASRAEPGACVLIRPPGGPVRASRIRSLSSQRAMGVFAPLTLEGTLFVDGVLASSYALVEDHVLAHWAFGPLRLLSLLLVADHLTPARGQNRNTSDLQTCGLKVEWQWKRSSQTQAQQNPGNTAGLHWYARFLYLLGSVFLEKSLCYPERVGARAAAADCTAALSDRCGPARSCVRL; this is translated from the exons ATGAGGGGCTCCCGACTGGCCCGCGGCGGCCTGCTCTCCCTCTGGACCTGCGTGTGCCTGCTGCACGGCTGCGGACCCGGACCCGGCTACGGTGTCCGACCCCGCGCCAGGAAGCTGGCAGCAATGCACTACAAGCAGTTCTTCCCAAACTTCTCCGAGAACAACCTGGGAGCCAGCGGCAGGGCGGAAGGCAAAGTCACGCGCAACTCGGACAGATTCAAGCAGctggtgtgcaactacaaccCGGACATCGTGTTCAAGGACGAGGAGAACACCAACGCGGACCGCTTCATGACCAAG CGATGCAAAGAGAGCGTGAACCGCCTGGCCATCGCTGTGATGAACCAGTGGCCCGGGGTGCACCTGCGAGTGACGGAGGCCTGGGACGAGGACGGCCACCACCCGCCGGGATCGCTGCACTACGAAGGCCGGGCCGTGGACATCACCACTGACGACAGGGACACGGAGAAGTACGGGCTGCTGGCCCAGCTGGCCGTGGAGGCCGGCTTCGACTGGGTCCACTACGAGTCCAAGTACCAcgtgcactgctcggtgaaagcTG ATCACTCTGTCGCCGTGGAGAAAGGCGGGTGTTTTCCAGGCCGGGCCCTCGTCACCGTCGCCGGCCGGGGTCAGGTGACCCTGGAGTCGCTCGCCGCCGGTGAAAGCGTCATGGCGCTTTCTGCCACGGGTCAGGTGGTTTTCAGCCGAGTCATCTCCTTCTTGCACCGGGACCCGGACACGTGGTCTACTTTTCTGTCTCTGAGCACAGACGAGGGCTACGTGCTCACCCTCACTGCCCACCACCTGCTCTTTCTCGACCCCCGCTGCGGGGCAAACACGGGCAGGTACCGAGCTCGATTTGCCAGCAGAGCTGAACCCGGCGCCTGCGTCCTCATCCGTCCGCCCGGCGGTCCGGTTCGTGCGTCCAGGATCCGCTCGCTCTCGTCCCAGCGGGCAATGGGAGTCTTTGCTCCTCTGACACTGGAGGGAACTCTGTTCGTGGACGGCGTCCTGGCGTCCAGCTACGCCCTCGTGGAAGACCACGTCCTGGCCCACTGGGCCTTCGGACCTCTGAGACTTTTGTCTCTGCTGCTGGTAGCGGACCATTTGACACCGGCGCGTGGACAGAACAGGAACACGAGTGACCTTCAGACTTGTGGATTGAAAGTTGAATGGCAGTGGAAGCGCAGCAGCCAGACGCAGGCGCAGCAGAACCCCGGGAACACGGCAGGACTGCACTGGTACGCCAGGTTCCTCTACCTGCTTGGCTCAGTCTTTTTAGAGAAAAGCTTGTGTTATCCTGAGAGAGTGGGGGCGCGGGCCGCAGCAGCTGACTGCACCGCCGCTCTGTCAGACCGCTGCGGACCTGCGCGCTCTTGCGTGCGTCTCTGA